In a single window of the Osmerus eperlanus chromosome 4, fOsmEpe2.1, whole genome shotgun sequence genome:
- the ccdc115 gene encoding coiled-coil domain-containing protein 115: protein MGLSDSQTSLQLDEVLLTFMDQLEELEEKRGRLNSLIEQGWFSMSQARYSMGNKQVSSLQYGSEMEPLVRVHARTLTNGDAEFHTERITRMCDDNEKDSKPVEDIGPKEEGVRRRAKAKKDGAEYDVDEKPSSKTENAPVGYSSKPTKSEHNPQQDPLKWFGILVPQSLKQAQSSFKQGIELSAEIAALQSEVLRTRRQLQQLLKDKQSLPEKMDATT from the exons aTGGGTCTTTCTGACTCACAAACATCTCTACAGTTGGATGAGGTTTTGCTTACATTTATGGACCAGCTAGAGGAACTGGAGGAGAAACGAGGCAGATTGAACTCACTCATTGAGCAG GGATGGTTTTCCATGTCGCAAGCGCGTTATTCCATGGGCAACAAACAGGTTTCGTCTCTTCAGTATGGGAGCGAGATGGAGCCGCTAGTCCGTGTGCATGCAAG AACACTGACGAATGGTGATGCTGAGTTTCACACTGAGAGAATAACGCGGATGTGCGATGACAACGAAAAAGACTCAAAGCCAGTGGAAGATATAGGACCTAAAGAGGAAG GTGTGAGGAGAAGAGCTAAAGCTAAAAAGGACGGTGCAGAATATGATGTGGATGAAAAGCCTTCATCGAAAACGGAGAATGCTCCTGTTGGTTACTCATCTAAACCAACTAAATCCGAGCACAACCCACAACAAGACCCACTGAAATGGTTTGGGATTCTTGTGCCCCAGTCTCTGAAACAAGCTCAGTCTTCTTTCAAACAAG GGATCGAGCTTTCTGCAGAGATTGCTGCTCTCCAGAGTGAAGTCCTGAGGACCAGAAGACAGTTGCagcaactcctgaaagacaaaCAAAGTTTACCGGAAAAAATGGATGCAACCACATGA
- the si:dkey-109j17.5 gene encoding uncharacterized protein si:dkey-109j17.5 produces MASNSKVSILDYFNIVFEGENGKIESNCKACGTRIQAKRSVTSNFVTHLKRKHQAMYDEFVKRKDMKREAYSSSSMHGLTTATNGGSVRFSHTISAGAGGGGIGGAGGAAGGTKFDRHDPRQVLISEAIAKMIVRDLQPASIVENQGFRELLALLEPRFTPESRRYVQSQLLPAYAYQAQLATRQALASAHALSLSLDLWSGPSGASAGANAGYLGVTCHFLTADWQMRSALLACLSLVGGSSSNRVLTEFQEVCHANGVLGRAFRVVADAFPAETWPTCHLPGFHIHANGEGEEEEEVDSGNEDAQGADKRNGGSDGGEEVGEEWGDLWDQGLGVCRVDCFSRSLDACVREGLRSCPQLSSALAKAACFYNYITSAVPTEKLNQVFGNPEGPPAGLGGPAPVERDWASQLKVLRRMLDCADFLEEVSGRGELALGSPERALLRELTDTLEPFTEAWDMVQGDRQADRHVALSLALPCVLGLRKHLSETSTPHCPSLLLGLAQGVERRLAPLLQDPLYITATTLDPQFKLSWSSDDWHRQVVLEEVSKLSTPASSLQDPCSETHPQAQSPSSQAPSPVSSLARPCKLFSFIKQRPTAQAKSLEQELAAYLHEEPTDEEPLHYWRRKAIDFPQLAQVAQRAFTIPASSTGVETIFSLAGRCLRPETGRVLPKNLETLIYLKANYRLLWM; encoded by the exons ATGGCGTCAAATTCGAAGGTATCTATTTTGGATTACTTTAATATCGTATTTGAAGGGGAAAATGGCAAAATCGAATCCAACTGCAAGGCTTGTGGCACAAGGATTCAGGCCAAACGAAGTGTCACATCCAACTTCGTCACCCATCTGAAG CGTAAGCACCAGGCCATGTATGATGAGTTTGTTAAGAGGAAGGATATGAAGAGAGAGGCATACTCATCTAGCTCCATGCATGGCCTCACCACCGCCACCAACGGGGGCAGCGTCCGCTTCTCTCACACCATTTCTGCTGGAgccggagggggagggataggaggagcaggaggggctgCAGGAGGAACCAAGTTTGACCGCCATGATCCTCGGCAG GTCCTGATCTCGGAGGCTATCGCAAAGATGATCGTGCGTGACCTGCAGCCGGCGTCCATCGTGGAGAACCAAGGTTTCCGTGAGCTCCTCGCCCTTCTGGAGCCTCGTTTCACCCCTGAGTCGCGGCGCTACGTCCAGAGCCAGCTTCTACCAGCCTACGCCTACCAGGCCCAGCTCGCCACCCGCCAGGCCTTGGCCTCGGCGCACGCTCTCAGTCTAAGCCTGGATTTGTGGAGTGGTCCCTCAGGGGCCAGTGCAGGGGCCAATGCAGG GTACCTGGGTGTCACCTGCCACTTCCTGACCGCTGATTGGCAGATGCGCTCTGCCTTGCTGGCATGCCTTTCCCTGGTTGGTGGCAGTTCATCCAACCGTGTGCTGACAGAGTTTCAAGAGGTGTGCCATGCTAACGGGGTTCTGGGACGCGCGTTCCGCGTGGTGGCCGACGCCTTTCCTGCTGAAACGTGGCCCACGTGTCACCTGCCGGGCTTCCACATCCACGCCaatggagaaggggaggaggaggaagaggtggacagTGGGAACGAGGACGCGCAGGGAGCGGACAAGAGGAACGGAGGGAGCGACGGAGGGGAAGAagtgggagaggagtggggggactTGTGGGACcagggtctgggtgtgtgtcgggTGGACTGTTTCTCTCGCTCCCTGGAcgcctgtgtgagagaggggttgCGTTCCTGCCCTCAGCTCTCCTCCGCCCTGGCCAAAGCTGCCTGCTTCTACAATTACATCACCTCTGCTGTGCCCACAGAGAAACTCAACCAGGTGTTCGGCAACCCCGAGGGCCCCCCGGCAGGTTTGGGGGGCCCTGCACCTGTGGAAAGGGACTGGGCGTCCCAGCTGAAG GTGTTGCGGCGCATGCTTGACTGTGCTGACTTCCTGGAGGAGGTGAGCGGGCGAGGGGAGCTGGCGCTGGGCAGCCCAGAGAGGGCGCTACTGAGggagctcacagacacactggagCCCTTCACTGAAGCCTGGGACATGGTGCAAGGAGaccgacaggcagacagacacgtgGCCCTCAGCTTAGCTCTGCCCTGTGTGCTGGGGCTCCGGAAGCACCTGTCAgagacctccaccccccactgcccctctctcctgctgggcCTGGCCCAAGGTGTGGAGCGCAGGCTGGCTCCTCTCCTGCAGGACCCTCTCTACATCACTGCCACCACCCTGGACCCCCAGTTTAAGCTCTCCTGGAGCAGTGATGACTGGCACAGGCAGGTtgtcctggaggaggtgagtAAACTCTCCACCCCGGCCTCGAGCCTCCAGGACCCCTGCTCGGAGACCCATCCCCAGGCCCAGTCACCTTCATCCCAGGCCCCATCACCTGTCTCCTCACTGGCCAGACCCTGCAAGCTCTTTTCCTTCATAAAACAGAGGCCAACGGCTCAGGCCAAGAGCCTGGAGCAGGAGCTGGCTGCGTACCTGCATGAGGAGCCCACGGACGAGGAGCCCTTGCACTACTGGAGGCGGAAGGCCATTGACTTCCCTCAGCTTGCCCAGGTGGCCCAAAGGGCGTTCACCATCCCAGCTAGCAGCACGGGTGTAGAAACCATTTTTTCCCTGGCAGGACGCTGTCTGCGGCCAGAGACGGGCCGCGTCCTACCAAAGAACCTGGAGACACTCATCTACCTGAAGGCCAACTACAGGCTTCTGTGGATGTAG
- the ebp gene encoding 3-beta-hydroxysteroid-Delta(8),Delta(7)-isomerase, with the protein MMETRVPHPYWPRNLSIPHYVANDRSMSEILVFLFSVSGAFLVATWLITGRQGAGGRLGVGRRLALCWFAVCGFIHGVIEGWFSLYYDIIPADQSLLSQLWKEYSKGDSRYVIADNFTVCMETVTAWLWGPLSFWTVFAFLTNRPYRFILQLIVSLGQLYGAVLYFYTEHRDGYAHSELGHPIYFWFYFVFMNILWIIIPLLLITDSWRQLSSAQIHADSSGAQKKKRK; encoded by the exons ATGATGGAAACACGGGTTCCCCATCCATATTGGCCACGTAACCTGTCCATCCCACACTACGTGGCCAATGACCGTTCCATGTCggagatcctggtgttccttTTCTCTGTGTCGGGGGCCTTCCTGGTGGCTACCTGGCTGATAACTGGACGGCAGGGGGCCGGGGGCAGGCTGGGGGTTGGACGCCGTCTGGCCCTGTGCTGGTTTGCCGTGTGCGGCTTCATTCATGGCGTCATAGAGGGCTGGTTCTCCCTCTACTATGACATCATACCTGCCGACCAGAGCTTGCTgtctcagctgt GGAAAGAGTACTCCAAGGGTGACAGTCGATACGTAAT agcggATAACTTCACGGTGTGCATGGAGACAGTGACCGCTTGGTTGTGGGGCCCACTCAGTTTCTGGACTGTGTTTGCCTTCCTGACCAACAGGCCTTACAGATTCATCCTGCAGCTCATCGTCTCACTGG GCCAGCTGTACGGAGCGGTTCTCTACTTCTACACGGAGCACAGGGACGGATATGCCCACAGCGAGCTCGGACACCCCATCTACTTCTGGTTCTACTTTGTCTTCATGAACATACTGTGGATCATCATCCCTCTGCTTCTCATCACAGACTCCTGGAGACAGCTGTCGTCTGCCCAGATTCACGCAGACTCCAGCGGggcacagaagaagaagaggaagtga
- the LOC134019256 gene encoding hemicentin-1-like, translated as MCLDRLLVFLLSVSLCSTQDHTKVTPQLDVTGVTPSLSLEPATESVYTGEEVTLHCQVDVSIGWEYLWYKDSQGTPLPSSDTSQSSYTFKTELGDAGTYWCRVTTEAAFSQYSSPVSLIVNASKPKPQLTRDPGFEVMYVGESVTFTCKVDVSIGWEYLWYKDSQGTPLPSSDTSQSSYTIKTELSHAGTYWCRVRRGSNQFHSEYSVDIRLKTQAVPVPSLELLSGWLDVFPSERVELRCGVQDSSDWTYTWTIGGQKVGSDQTVSINSEGATLSIVSAEQKHSGEYSCLGQHKTRPVTTESSKSVSLSVYASKPKPQLIRDPGFEVMYVRESVTFTCKVDVSTGWEYLWYKDSQGTPLPSSDTSQSSYTIKTELSHAGTYWCRVRRGSNQFHSEYSVDIRLKTQAVPVPSLELLSGWLDVFPSERVELRCGVQDSSDWTYTWTIGGQKVGSDQTVSINSEGATLSIVSAEQKHSGEYSCLGQHKTRPVTTESSKSVSLSVYASKPKPQLIRDPGFEVMYVRESVTFTCKVDVSTGWEYLWYKDSQGTPLPSSDTSQSSYTIKTELSHAGTYWCRVRRGSNQFHSEYSVDIRLKTQAVPVPSLELLSGWLDVFPSERVELRCGVQDSSDWTYTWTIGGQKVGSDQTVSINSEGATLSIVSAEQKHSGEYSCLGQHKTRPVTTESSKSVSLSVYASKPKPQLTRDPGFEVMYVGESVTFTCKVNVSIGWEYLWYKDSQGTPLTISDTSQSSYTIKTELSHAGTYWCRVRRGSNQFHSEYSVDIRLKTQAVPVPSLELLSGWLDVFPSERVELRCGVQDSSDWTYTWTIGGQKVGSDQTVSINSEGATLSIVSAEQKHSGEYSCLGQHKTRPVTTESSKSVSLSVYASKPKPQLTRNPGFEVMYVGESVTFTCKVDVSIGWEYLWYKDSQGTPLTISDTSQSSYTIKTELSHAETYWCRVRRGSHQFHSEYSVDIRLKMQVRPWAEMTLETGWTDVFYTDSLVLRCEIHQSSDQWNYTWYREEVFVVNSADRKYTVTPQEDPDQSQYSCEGQREGRPSYSTRSEAFKTRNLALKRKVLLSISGCLFFGLIIVFIGCVGLRLTRKPVETEKTETENLFLSMAQLKSSTDIPSPLNGYILEADDKVESEDKDEVGICDESTPLHIFYENEQVMSSQNTDTLAANGGMVSFMSQDN; from the exons ATGTGTCTCGATAGGCTCCTCGTCTTCT TGCTCTCAGTTAGTCTCTGCTCAACCCAAGATCATACAAAAGTTACACCACAACTGGATG TGACCGGAGTGACTCCAAGCCTGTCTTTGGAACCAGCCACTGAGAGTGTGTATACTGGTGAGGAAGTCACTCTACACTGTCAAGTTGATGTCTCCATTGGCTGGGAATATCTGTGGTACAAAGACTCCCAGGGAACTCCACTGCCCAGCTCAGACACCAGTCAGAGCAGTTACACCTTCAAGACTGAACTGGGGGATGCTGGAACATACTGGTGCAGAGTCACAACAGAAGCAGCATTCTCCCAGTATAGCAGCCCAGTCTCATTAATTGTCAATG CATCCAAGCCCAAGCCGCAGTTGACCCGGGATCCAGGTTTTGAGGTGATGTATGTTGGAGAGTCTGTCACCTTCACCTGTAAAGTTGATGTCTCCATTGGCTGGGAATATCTGTGGTACAAAGACTCCCAGGGAACTCCACTGCCCAGCTCAGACACCAGTCAGAGCAGTTACACCATCAAGACTGAACTGAGTCATGCTGGAACATACTGGTGCAGAGTCAGAAGAGGCAGCAATCAGTTTCACTCAGAATACAGTGTTGACATCCGTCTGAAAACGCAAG CTGTCCCAGTCCCATCCCTGGAGCTGCTgtctggatggctggatgtgtTCCCCTCTGAGAGAGTGGAGCTGAGATGTGGGGTTCAGGACAGCTCTGACTGGACATATACATGGACCATAGGAGGACAGAAGGTTGGATCAGACCAGACTGTCTCCATCAACTCAGAGGGAGCTACTCTCTCCATCGTCTCTGCTGAACAGAAACACTCTGGAGAGTACAGCTGTTTGGGACAACACAAGACCAGGCCTGTGACCACTGAATCCAGCAAAtcagtctctctgagtgtcTATG CATCCAAGCCCAAGCCGCAGTTGATCCGGGATCCAGGTTTTGAGGTGATGTATGTTAGAGAGTCTGTCACCTTCACCTGTAAAGTTGATGTCTCCACTGGCTGGGAATATCTGTGGTACAAAGACTCCCAGGGAACTCCACTGCCCAGCTCAGACACCAGTCAGAGCAGTTACACCATCAAGACTGAACTGAGTCATGCTGGAACATACTGGTGCAGAGTCAGAAGAGGCAGCAATCAGTTTCACTCAGAATACAGTGTTGACATCCGTCTGAAAACGCAAG CTGTCCCAGTCCCATCCCTGGAGCTGCTgtctggatggctggatgtgtTCCCCTCTGAGAGAGTGGAGCTGAGATGTGGGGTTCAGGACAGCTCTGACTGGACATATACATGGACCATAGGAGGACAGAAGGTTGGATCAGACCAGACTGTCTCCATCAACTCAGAGGGAGCTACTCTCTCCATCGTCTCTGCTGAACAGAAACACTCTGGAGAGTACAGCTGTTTGGGACAACACAAGACCAGGCCTGTGACCACTGAATCCAGCAAAtcagtctctctgagtgtcTATG CATCCAAGCCCAAGCCGCAGTTGATCCGGGATCCAGGTTTTGAGGTGATGTATGTTAGAGAGTCTGTCACCTTCACCTGTAAAGTTGATGTCTCCACTGGCTGGGAATATCTGTGGTACAAAGACTCCCAGGGAACTCCACTGCCCAGCTCAGACACCAGTCAGAGCAGTTACACCATCAAGACTGAACTGAGTCATGCTGGAACATACTGGTGCAGAGTCAGAAGAGGCAGCAATCAGTTTCACTCAGAATACAGTGTTGACATCCGTCTGAAAACGCAAG CTGTCCCAGTCCCATCCCTGGAGCTGCTgtctggatggctggatgtgtTCCCCTCTGAGAGAGTGGAGCTGAGATGTGGGGTTCAGGACAGCTCTGACTGGACATATACATGGACCATAGGAGGACAGAAGGTTGGATCAGACCAGACTGTCTCCATCAACTCAGAGGGAGCTACTCTCTCCATCGTCTCTGCTGAACAGAAACACTCTGGAGAGTACAGCTGTTTGGGACAACACAAGACCAGGCCTGTGACCACTGAATCCAGCAAAtcagtctctctgagtgtcTATG CATCCAAGCCCAAGCCGCAGTTGACCCGGGATCCAGGTTTTGAGGTGATGTATGTTGGAGAGTCGGTCACCTTCACCTGTAAAGTTAATGTCTCCATTGGCTGGGAATATCTGTGGTACAAAGACTCCCAGGGAACTCCACTGACCATCTCAGACACCAGTCAGAGCAGTTACACCATCAAGACTGAACTGAGTCATGCTGGAACATACTGGTGCAGAGTCAGAAGAGGCAGCAATCAGTTTCACTCAGAATACAGTGTTGACATTCGTCTGAAAACGCAAG CTGTCCCAGTCCCATCCCTGGAGCTGCTgtctggatggctggatgtgtTCCCCTCTGAGAGAGTGGAGCTGAGATGTGGGGTTCAGGACAGCTCTGACTGGACATATACATGGACCATAGGAGGACAGAAGGTTGGATCAGACCAGACTGTCTCCATCAACTCAGAGGGAGCTACTCTCTCCATCGTCTCTGCTGAACAGAAACACTCTGGAGAGTACAGCTGTTTGGGACAACACAAGACCAGGCCTGTGACCACTGAATCCAGCAAAtcagtctctctgagtgtcTATG CATCCAAGCCCAAGCCGCAGTTGACCCGGAATCCAGGTTTTGAGGTGATGTATGTTGGAGAGTCGGTCACCTTCACCTGTAAAGTTGATGTCTCCATTGGCTGGGAATATCTGTGGTACAAAGACTCCCAGGGAACTCCACTGACCATCTCAGACACCAGTCAGAGCAGTTACACCATCAAGACTGAATTGAGTCATGCTGAAACATACTGGTGCAGAGTCAGAAGAGGCAGCCATCAGTTTCACTCAGAATACAGTGTTGACATTCGTCTGAAAATGCAAG TCCGTCCGTGGGCAGAGATGACGTTGGAGACAGGTTGGACAGATGTTTTCTACACTGATAGTCTGGTACTGAGATGTGAGATCCATCAGAGCAGTGACCAGTGGAACTACACATG gtacagagaggaggtgtttGTGGTTAACTCTGCGGACAGGAAGTACACTGTGACGCCCCAGGAGGACCCTGACCAGAGCCAGTACAGCTGTGAGGGCCAACGTGAAGGGAGGCCATCTTACTCCACCCGTAGTGAAGCCTTCAAGACTCGGAACTTAG cTCTGAAGAGGAAggttcttctctccatctctggctgCCTCTTCTTCGGCCTCATCATTGTCTTCATCGGATGCGTCGGCCTACGTCTGACACGCAAACCAG TAGAAACTGAGAAAACCGAGACAGAAAACTTGTTCCTCTCCATGGCTCAGCTAAAATCAAGCACTG ATATACCCAGTCCATTGAATGGATACATCCTTGAGGCAGATGACAAAGTTGAAAGTGAAG ACAAAGATGAGGTGGGGATCTGCGATGAGTCCACACCTCTTCATATATTTTATGAAAATGAGCAAG TGATGTCATCTCagaacactgacacactggcGGCAAACGGAGGTATGGTCTCCTTCATGTCTCAGGACAATTGA
- the apobec2b gene encoding C->U-editing enzyme APOBEC-2b, whose protein sequence is MADRNAGRPIVKKKEKKSENKTDKEKEKEKEEKDKGVKKPDKTAKKSEKSEEQPQTQEEKKGDGGAGAGEGAEGKMDGVEENGEFQPIDLPPFEIVTGEQMNPFYFKFQFRNVEYSSGRNKTFLCFRVETPGGSVEPLQGFMEDEHALAHAEEAFFQQVLPHYDPNQCYEVTWYVTSSPCVACATKLADILRQRKKLCLTILCSRLFMWEEPEIGEGLKALVGVGCKLRMMKPTDFLKVWDTYVEKEEQIFAPWEDCQDNYVYYEEKLAEILK, encoded by the exons atggCTGACAGGAACGCAGGTCGTCCCATCGTGAAGAAAAAGGAGAAGAAGTCAGAGAACAAAACGgataaagagaaggagaaagaaaaagaagaaaaagataaaGGCGTGAAAAAGCCTGATAAAACAGCGAAGAAGTCTGAGAAATCCGAAGAACAACCGCAGACGcaggaagagaagaagggagatggtggagcaggagcaggagagggggcagaggggaagaTGGATGGTGTGGAAGAGAATGGAGAGTTCCAGCCTATAGACCTGCCACCATTTGAGATCGTCACAGG GGAACAAATGAACCCGTTTTATTTCAAGTTCCAGTTCAGGAACGTTGAATACTCATCCGGGAGGAACAAGACCTTCCTGTGTTTCCGAGTGgagacaccagggggcagtgtggaGCCTCTGCAAGGCTTCATGGAGGACGAGCATGCCTTGGCACACGCAGAGGAGGCTTTCTTtcagcag GTGCTCCCTCACTATGACCCCAACCAGTGTTACGAGGTCACATGGTACGTGACGTCCAGCCCCTGCGTGGCGTGCGCCACCAAACTCGCCGACATCCTCCGTCAGAGGAAGAAGCTCTGCCTCACCATCCTCTGCTCCCGCCTCTTCATGTGGGAGGAGCCAGAGATAGGGGAGGGGCTAAAGGCCCTAGTGGGCGTGGGCTGTAAGTTGAGGATGATGAAGCCGACAGATTTCCTGAAGGTGTGGGACACCTacgtggagaaggaggagcagatctTCGCTCCCTGGGAGGACTGCCAAGACAACTATGTCTATTATGAGGAGAAACTGGCCGAGATCTTGAAGTAG
- the fkbpl gene encoding uncharacterized protein fkbpl — translation MKPAIAEKSGNTPSSWVCVCPRGLREVQCRHIEQGRESGHTGGDGALSSSDCPRLGSLCQVRVRLKEGPEMGQLDASLSVTPDQPITELTGTQPIPFPRALDTVLQVPLGDWTVLRLGDGQCDITESCLEGMTARGMCEILLTPVRHGSKASADLVLCPGTDDAEGENATDQPLSAIVELHSFTPGRESWEVPPGEKWSWLRSHKERGGARFRSGDVWGAADSYSRALKHLITLQQHTRDTSGGMEDIEEEEEEEEEEDQQTGDATQQPPSEAPLPTLREYRSVKAELHSNLSLCQLKLHLPERARTNAAKAVQLEPDGAKAWYRLGQACLEVADLGEARRAFQRLLELQPDSSTAQKGLREVGNRERETNSQLGQRLSKMFS, via the exons ATGAAGCCTGCCATAGCAGAGAAGTCGGGAAATACCCCCTcctcttgggtgtgtgtgtgtcccagaggcCTTAGGGAGGTTCAGTGCAGGCACAtagagcagggaagagagtcTGGTCACACTGGAGGAGATGGGG CTTTATCATCGAGTGACTGCCCACGGTTGGGTTCTTTGTGTCAAGTGAGAGTCCGACTCAAAGAGGGTCCGGAAATGGGTCAGCTGGATGCGAGCCTGTCGGTCACACCggaccagccaatcacagagctgaCTGGGACGCAGCCAATACCATTCCCACGTGCTCTAGACACTGTCCTGCAGGTCCCGCTGGGTGATTGGACGGTGCTGCGACTCGGGGACGGTCAGTGTGACATCACAGAGAGCTGCCTAGAGGGGATGACAGCTAGAGGCATGTGTGAG ATATTACTGACCCCAGTGAGACACGGTTCCAAAGCCAGCGCTGACTTGGTGCTCTGCCCCGGAACCGATGATGCAGAAGGAGAGAACGCCACAGACCAGCCTCTGAGCGCCATCGTCGAGCTCCACTCATTCACGCCAGGCAGGGAATCCTGGGAAGTCCCCCCAGGTGAGAAGTGGAGCTGGCTGAGGTCGCACAAGGAGCGCGGAGGAGCCCGGTTCAGGAGCGGCGACGTGTGGGGGGCCGCAGACAGTTACAGCCGTGCGCTCAAACACCTCATTACCCTCCAGCAACACACGCGGGATACAagcggagggatggaggacatagaggaggaggaggaagaggaggaggaggaagaccagcagACAGGCGATGCCACTCAGCAGCCACCCTCAGaagcccctctccccaccctgagGGAGTACAGAAGCGTCAAAGCGGAGCTCCACTCTAACCTCTCTCTATGCCAGCTCAAACTGCACCTACCCGAGAGAGCCAGGACCAATGCTGCTAAGGCCGTTCAGCTGGAGCCTGACGGGGCCAAGGCCTGGTACCGGCTGGGCCAAGCCTGCCTGGAAGTGGCTGATCTGGGGGAGGCCAGGAGAGCTTTTCAGAGGCTACTTGAGCTGCAGCCAGACTCGTCCACTGCTCAGAAGGGACTCAGAGAagtggggaacagggagagggagacaaacagcCAGTTAGGACAGAGACTCAGTAAAATGTTCAGTTGA